The Primulina eburnea isolate SZY01 chromosome 18, ASM2296580v1, whole genome shotgun sequence genome segment atgagaAATATTTTTAGCCGTTATAACATTCCAAGAATACCAAGATAATTGCGTCCAAtatcttttcaaaaaaaatttccagAATTAAAACCCACATCGATTTTAACACCACTGAACCATAAAAAATCACAAATATTGGATTTCTAGCAAAATCCGGATTTTCATCGAATTTTCTTTGTCGAGATACTCATGTCCTCGTGACACAACAATATTCAcaatgttatgtttatgcatgacctatttatgcctaataacagaatgtaacagaaataaaaacatgaaaaaaaatatGAGATATGTTTACAAATGAGGTGTTGTCACAAATGTTGGCAGCATCTTCTGACAACACGTCCAATTCCagaaaataattttgatttttctgcACACTTggagatatattttttttttatttttatgatcatagaagtggtagctcccacactagaagaacggtcttcttttggactcctctaggtagctttttccattttcttctattttCCTTTCTGTATTGAATTCAGAagaggtagctcccacactaaaagtacagtcttcattggactcttttaggtagctttttccatcttTTCTTCTGATACAGAGCATATTCAtgattgatttttctttttactCAATCTTTTCGAGTCACTTTTCGTATGGGACAATGTCATGGAGTACATGATCATCCTTCAACTACTATGTGATTTAATCAGATTGTTAACCATATCCAAGTGTGTCAATTAAGATAGAATAAGGAATTGTAAGTGTAACAGAAGATTAAACAACATCATTCCAACACATCATATCACAGAATGCATGAAAATGCAGTATGTCTAAATTCTAGAAATGCACATGCATGttagatgttgtaacatctgataCAACATCTATGAATGATCAGTCAGAAtacatgctgagagatttcctAAGTTGGATAATCTCTCAAAAACTAATATTTTCGTGAATATGTCAGCCAGTTGGTTATTTGTATCAACAAATTCCATTCGAATCAATCTTTTTTCtactaaatctcgaataaagtgatgtctaatgtcaatgtgttttgttcgagagtgttTTACtggattttttttgaaatatcaattgtACTAGAATTATCACAGTATCCGATTTCTCTCTAATGAAACTATCCCATGAAAACcgtgagaaatcatcaacacaaacaaaggaatacttcttacctccaaaACTTTCCACTTCCAtaggacccataagatccattTGTAGCAATTCGAGGCAacgtgttgtcccaaagtggGGCAACATATGATGTGACACGCGAGTTTGCTTACCCTTTTGACAGTCTCCACAAACATATGGTGTACTATATGATAGGTTAGGCATACCTCGTACAGCATCGTACTTACTCAAATTCTTCAAGGTTTTGAAATTTACATGACCGAGTTTTTGATGCCAAAGGTTGAGTTCACTGATTTgtgcatgtttgcatgaaagcTCCTCACCTATTTGGTAGTAGTTATCCGAAGACCTTGTACCTGTCATAATACACatgttagtttcatcaaaaacttcacaagtatgtttatcaaacttgacaagcaaattatcatcacacaattggcttatgcttatcaaatttgaatttaatcctTCAACATGAAGCACATTGTGAAGCTTTGGCAGTCCTTCAACACTCAAAGTACCCTTTCCAACAATTTTTCCTTTAGCTCCCCCTCCATATGTCACTCTACCACATTTTTGCTCAACATAATCGGTGAGATATTCTCGTGATCCCGTCATGTGGCTtgagcttccactatcaaagtaccaatGACCTGCAGTATTAGTTTTCAACGAAGTATAGACAACTTTACAGTGAGTTTTACATTTGGTACCCAAATTTTTCTTACTGTAGATCGATGGTGAGAGGTGTTGCGGAAAGTGTTGGACAACATTTGGGGCAACATCTGGCTCGACTTTTGATTCATGCGATCATCCCTGAGTTTAAAAcagtagggcctgatatgaccaGGCTTAAAGCAGTAATGACATACATACCTTCGTTTTCTTCTCTTAGGGACATGTGTAGTATGTTGTCTTTTTGGTGGAGAGATTTTCATTGAAGGCATAGGCTGTGATGGTGTGAGTGTTTCAGTCTTTCCCTTCACAAAAACAGTGGATTTTGAAGATTCATTAGTTTCATGTACACTGTCTTTGAAGCCTAAGCCTTTTTTGTCATCTCTTCCCATCAAAAGTATGGAATCAAGCTTGGATGTGCTTGAATTGAACTTGGACAAGGTTTCAGTTGCCTTTTGAAGTTCTTCTTTGGTCTTACCAAGTTCAAAATCCTTTTTGCTCAAAATTACCTCAAGTTTGGCAACTACGGCTTTTAGATCAGTGTTCTCCTTCACAAGACTTGAGTTCaacttgtttcttttggtcCAATCTTCGAATAACTCTTCATAAAGCGTTTGTACACCCTCAAGAGTGAGTTCTTCATAATCAGCCTCTGATCCATCATCTCCACTCAAATTTCCAGAAGTTGTGGAGTTCAAACATACTGAATTTTTGCAGATGTTGCGGCCAGGAGTGGCAACACCTAGGGCAACACCTGAAGGATTTACTTGCAACCAGCGTTTTTCTTCATTCCTTGGTCGAAACTGTTGTTGGACAGGAGGTTTAGGAGCTGGTGGTCGAAGTGCTCCGTTTGCAAGTGATGTGTCCATTAAatatttctgtcaaaacaaaacaaaaaccagaatcagcacttagtatatcaagagttggctctgataccacttgtaaggattattttgtccgacagatattaataaataatgagAATATCAGAATATGATGTAAAAAAGAGAATTTGtgttttgtcagaattaaatgttgtgccagatgttacaacatctcggacaacatctacatgcagcggaaaattaACTTTTATAACACAAATTGACTTGAAACAAATAGATGGACACtattaaatatgcacaagtataaatacttgtgcggtgccttatggcaaaaattaatcactagaaaaatcaattgttTACAAAAAAACTAACACTAGTGATTatgacaaaaatcaatttcctcaacaagttgagaaaacAAATGCTTTCTAAAACAAATAACCAGAATAAAAAGTAAACAAGAAAGCAAAACAAAAACGTGATCCCGAAAAGAACGAGCAACTAAAAACGATCTTCAGCCAACATCGTTACGGATGTTGTCTGTAGATGTTGGCAACATTCAGGACAACACGGCGATCACAACTCTTCAAAACAGCAACGCCTTTGTTGAATTATTTGTCTCTGAAATCTCGACGTGCAAAGGTGCATCAGTTATGCATTCATGAAAACTTCCAAGCGAAAAGTGAAAAACAAAACGGACGACTCCTCTTCAAAATAGCAACGCCTTTGTAGGATATTTTTCTATGAGAACCATGACGTGCATAGTGCGTGTATATTGATCTAGAGAGGAAGAAGCCGAGAGGGGAGAGAGTGTAGGGAGAGATACAATGAGGTCCTTgatctcttatttatagatgtagACTTTTATCTCCACAAGGAAACCTATTCAACAAGGAAAGTAAGAGTttaattagaaataaactcttttaaataTTGATACCAAATCACAATAATATCTCATCATCAAGAATAAAATCCTAGCATATTTATCTCATTAATCTCATTAAATATCATattatctagaaaggcaaaatctcattaaatattatacacaatcaaatcaacaaggaaaagataatatcagggaaataaattaaattaagaaattaaataaGGCAATAATATTTCCCTTCAAACATAAATCGCACTCATCTATCATCTAGAAGTGTTTATCTAAGCAACTTTGTCCGTGAAAGTTGAGCAATTTCTTACACATCGAAAGCACTAATCAGCCAACCGAGCACTTCTTTCTCTATGTATCAACAATACGAACCTGGAGGTCATAATTTCCAAGCTTCAGTTGTTCCTCTTGTATTTTCTCTGCAGAAGAATTGGCTGAATCGCTACAGTATGATAATAAAATCGATCGAAGTGTTGGTATTTCTCCAATACCTTCTGGGATTTCCTTTAAGAATTCAAGATACTCGAGTATGAGTTTCTCAAGGCGTGGGAAGTGAGAGCTGTCTGCTGTCCACTCCACAAGATTTGTGTAAGAAATTCTTAAGGActtcaattcaagaaactcTCCTTCCACAGGATTCCATTCACGCCCTCTGACTGCATCACCTATCAAATTGAGAACTTCGAGATGTGGCAGTGAGCCAACCACCGTCAAATCTTCCCAAGGCACTCGGCAAATTTTCAAAGTCAACTTCTTGAGCGATTGAGGAAAGCAGAGATTTCGCAGCACATTCTTGTAACTGTTTAACAAAAGTGATTCGAGATTACGTAAATGGACGAGATTGTACACTTCATAGTAATCCCCAAAGCCACTGGTGAATTGCCGGTAAGTGATTCCCAGTTTTTTCAAGTTTGGCATTCTGTGAACAACCTCATCCGTTAACCTGAAATTCCTTATTGTACAGAGTGTTTGCAGGTTTTTCATAACAAGAATATCTCGCCTCCCATTTTTGCTGTTGGTGCTCGGAGGATCAGGCAAATAGAAGTGTCCTTGTTCCATTTTTAGATGTCTGAGTTGCGGCATTTCCCATATTTCAGCCGGTAGATTTGTTGGCGTCACAGAGCCAAGCAAAGGACCAGCAATGATGATAGTCTGCAGATTCCATAGTAGGGATAGAGATTCTAGAGTATTCGAGAGAATTGGATTCGATGGAGCAACGAAATAAATGTATCTCAAGTTGACAACTTGTAGAATTTCTTCGTCGTAACAGACACCATCCACGTTGAGTACTCTTAGCAGTCTAAAACAAACTGGCAGCTTTATAGATGTGAATTCTAATTCCCAACATATCAGTGAACGGGTACATGATGCAAAATTCCGGGCATCAAAGACCTGTTGTTGAAACACCTCTTCATCGGAGTTTCGCTGAATAATAAGCCGACGATTATTATCGATGATTTTGCTGTGATTGTCGAGCCCATCCATCATAGCGACACGAAGAAATTTCTCCTTTTGAGCTTCCCTGAGGCATAGATCTCTTAGGAGATCATGGATGGTGCAAGTTTTGATTTTGTTTCTAGACCCATAATCATGAACCTGAATCAGATTTCTTtctattaaatcttttaaattatcCTTTGCAATTTCCTCCAAACTTCTAGAACTCATCGGTTTAAGAATCCCCTCCGCAACCCATAATTTAATGAGCTTTGAAATTTTAATCTTGTGAtcctctggaaatatggccatATAAAGGAAACATGGTTTTAGGTGAACAGGTAAGTGCTTATAACTTAAAGATAATATCTCGAAACAGAGCCCATCACCTCCCTTATTTAATGCCTCATGTGTATCGTTAGCAACATGCTCCCAATATTCAACCGTTCGACTAAACTTTGCAAGAAGTCCGCTAATAGCAACAATGGCTAGAGGAAGTCCCCTGCAATTTCTCACAATTGTCTTTCCTACTTCCTCTAACTCAGGAGGGCAACAACTTTCTTGTCCAAACACCTTGTCACAAAACAAAGCCCAACATTGATCTT includes the following:
- the LOC140820057 gene encoding LOW QUALITY PROTEIN: late blight resistance protein R1-A-like (The sequence of the model RefSeq protein was modified relative to this genomic sequence to represent the inferred CDS: deleted 2 bases in 1 codon), which encodes MAAYASLLSLGHILDQLLQHPPRQRAVLDEAQIHSLLQNIGFLQQFLEEFSLTRGDEIQALEEEIVISAYAAEDIIESRVVDQILEDSEAGSERSCSTLFCQDLQKVIEEFSSMKKDVMKIEKTEGIEIVRQQTKAATAGYFVRVASNSKNAMVGFDKDLVNIMDTLTGDESNLQILSIVGMGGIGKTTLAKNVFDNPLIKQHFDLHAWVTISQQYSVSEILLGLLKEIRGEEITQKNDDELGLRLHRSLFDRRYFIVMDDMWSIDVWDGIKGFFPDNDNGSRVLVTTIMLLIIFSRVPLINYICDEDQCWALFCDKVFGQESCCPPELEEVGKTIVRNCRGLPLAIVAISGLLAKFSRTVEYWEHVANDTHEALNKGGDGLCFEILSLSYKHLPVHLKPCFLYMAIFPEDHKIKISKLIKLWVAEGILKPMSSRSLEEIAKDNLKDLIERNLIQVHDYGSRNKIKTCTIHDLLRDLCLREAQKEKFLRVAMMDGLDNHSKIIDNNRRLIIQRNSDEEVFQQQVFDARNFASCTRSLICWELEFTSIKLPVCFRLLRVLNVDGVCYDEEILQVVNLRYIYFVAPSNPILSNTLESLSLLWNLQTIIIAGPLLGSVTPTNLPAEIWEMPQLRHLKMEQGHFYLPDPPSTNSKNGRRDILVMKNLQTLCTIRNFRLTDEVVHRMPNLKKLGITYRQFTSGFGDYYEVYNLVHLRNLESLLLNSYKNVLRNLCFPQSLKKLTLKICRVPWEDLTVVGSLPHLEVLNLIGDAVRGREWNPVEGEFLELKSLRISYTNLVEWTADSSHFPRLEKLILEYLEFLKEIPEGIGEIPTLRSILLSYCSDSANSSAEKIQEEQLKLGNYDLQVRIVDT